In Capsicum annuum cultivar UCD-10X-F1 chromosome 11, UCD10Xv1.1, whole genome shotgun sequence, one genomic interval encodes:
- the LOC107847128 gene encoding WUSCHEL-related homeobox 3 encodes MPRPRWSPTPQQLMILQDLYRKGLRNPTSTQVQTITTHLSLYGKIQCKNVFYWFQNHKARDRQKLRKEMLHQKQKNPSDHHDDAPQLQFITAPNNSIINLDYNFPPNFPPLYPHSPPILVHQAERKDTSSAQMMNNMGNVDFPKQCVTENGMIRTNVQGWMLMMTDMGPNSIPYCSNRPLETLELFPIKATGIKE; translated from the exons ATGCCTCGACCAAGATGGAGTCCAACACCACAACAATTGATGATTCTACAAGATTTGTATAGAAAAGGGTTGAGAAATCCAACATCAACTCAAGTACAAACGATCACAACTCATCTTTCTCTTTATGGAAAGATTCAGTGCAAGAATGTTTTTTACTGGTTTCAAAACCACAAAGCTAGGGACAGGCAAAAACTCAGAAAAGAGATGCTCCATCAAAAGCAGAAAAATCCTAGTGATCATCATGATGATGCTCCTCAACTTCAATTTATTACTGCACCCAACAATAGCATTATTAATCTTGACTACAATTTTCCTCCTAATTTTCCTCCACTTTACCCTCACTCTCCTCCCATATTGGTTCATCAG GCTGAAAGAAAAGATACATCATCAGCTCAAATGATGAACAACATGGGGAATGTGGATTTTCCAAAGCAATGTGTCACAGAGAATGGCATGATAAGAACAAATGTTCAAGGTTGGATGTTGATGATGACAGACATGGGCCCTAATTCTATCCCCTATTGCAGCAACAGGCCTCTTGAAACTCTTGAACTTTTCCCTATCAAAGCCACTGGCATTAAGGAGTAG